In Mixophyes fleayi isolate aMixFle1 chromosome 11, aMixFle1.hap1, whole genome shotgun sequence, one DNA window encodes the following:
- the LOC142107733 gene encoding formyl peptide receptor 2-like: MQNRSVDNWNFWDHAVNFNVSDFFTKYMNDYYWEALGIVQKLSIIWYSVVLILGIIGNGLVIWIAGYKMKTVSAVWYLHLAIADFVTCISLPLRISEWALYWDSDYNNPLCKAGITVLFINMLSSVYFMTVISIDRCVCIFWPIWTKIHRTPRLATIIVLCVWLLCLITSIPHVVFNHGFEWVTECYPKYSRFSGIDDEKKRFAMFMTRNVCMFAFPFTIILITYVLVFCKLRAIRKPNRSHRPFQIITVVIVCFFLCWFPYNTWPLIATDWHSRGTDAIITEVTVCLAYFSSCVNPLLYVLFCHDFKKNFLRSIPATLESVFKERSDLKCLDNATETIPAVKMESSLL; this comes from the exons ATGCAGAACCGTTCCGTGGATAATTGGAACTTTTGGGACCATGCAGTAAATTTTAATGT GTCGGATTTCTTCACGAAATACATGAATGATTACTATTGGGAAGCATTAGGAATTGTGCAAAAATTGTCCATCATCTGGTACAGCGTAGTCTTAATTTTGGGGATAATTGGGAACGGTTTAGTCATCTGGATCGCCGGCTACAAGATGAAGACGGTCAGTGCTGTATGGTACCTTCACTTGGCTATCGCTGACTTTGTTACCTGCATCTCTCTCCCTCTACGGATTTCCGAGTGGGCTTTGTATTGGGATAGTGACTATAATAATCCCTTGTGTAAGGCTGGGATCACGGTTCTCTTTATAAACATGCTCAGTAGCGTCTATTTCATGACCGTCATCAGCATTGACCGATGTGTCTGCATTTTTTGGCCAATTTGGACCAAAATTCACCGGACACCCAGGTTAGCCACCATCATTGTGTTATGTGTGTGGTTATTGTGCCTAATTACCAGCATCCCTCATGTGGTGTTTAACCATGGGTTTGAGTGGGTCACCGAGTGTTATCCTAAATATTCTAGATTTTCTGGAATCGATGATGAGAAGAAGAGATTTGCAATGTTTATGACAAGAAACGTCTGCATGTTTGCATTCCCTTTCACCATTATCCTCATAACATATGTCCTGGTTTTTTGTAAGTTACGAGCAATTAGGAAACCGAATAGGTCTCACAGACCTTTCCAAATCATCACCGTTGTCATAGTGTGCTTCTTCCTATGCTGGTTTCCATATAACACTTGGCCATTAATAGCTACAGATTGGCATTCTCGCGGAACTGATGCAATCATTACAGAAGTGACGGTCTGCTTGGCTTACTTCAGCAGCTGCGTTAACCCCTTGCTCTATGTCTTGTTTTGCCACGATTTCAAGAAAAATTTCTTAAGGTCCATACCAGCAACGCTGGAAAGTGTTTTTAAAGAACGGTCCGACCTTAAATGTTTGGACAACGCTACCGAGACAATTCCAGCTGTAAAAATGGAGTCTTCACTCCTATGA